In a single window of the Streptomyces brevispora genome:
- a CDS encoding SRPBCC family protein, translating into MARRLRSVGLDFVESAPLRLVFAAEVAAPPDAVYRALADDVEGWPGWFTQVTAARPVDAGAGREVRLRGGIAFRETVVAAEPGLRYAYRVDASNAPGLHALLEEWLLAPAGAGTRVQWTFAADGSPLFRFLMRRGRAAVGRSFRDAVRNLDRRLPAAGA; encoded by the coding sequence ATGGCACGCCGACTCCGCTCCGTGGGCCTCGACTTCGTCGAGTCCGCTCCGCTGCGACTGGTCTTCGCCGCCGAGGTGGCCGCGCCGCCCGATGCCGTGTACCGCGCCCTGGCCGATGATGTCGAGGGCTGGCCCGGCTGGTTCACCCAGGTGACGGCGGCGCGGCCGGTCGACGCGGGCGCGGGCCGCGAGGTGCGGCTCCGGGGCGGCATCGCGTTCCGGGAAACGGTCGTCGCGGCGGAACCCGGCCTGCGGTACGCGTACCGGGTCGACGCGTCCAACGCCCCCGGACTGCACGCCCTGTTGGAGGAGTGGCTGCTGGCCCCGGCCGGTGCCGGCACCCGTGTGCAGTGGACCTTCGCCGCCGACGGTTCGCCGCTGTTCCGGTTCCTGATGCGGCGGGGACGGGCGGCGGTGGGCAGGTCGTTCCGGGACGCGGTGCGCAACCTCGACCGGCGGCTCCCGGCGGCCGGGGCCTGA
- a CDS encoding SRPBCC family protein, which produces MAVFRIERFTPLPAAESWRRVTDWERHAAHVPLTTITVPAGLPTRTGTVFVARTGVGPLAFDDPMEVVRWSPPSGSRAGMCRLEKRGRVVLGRASIDVYPTHAGSHVVWVEELSIRLLPRWGDPLISGAGRRVFGRVLDSMLDRPGQGYH; this is translated from the coding sequence GTGGCCGTCTTCCGGATCGAGCGTTTCACCCCTCTGCCCGCAGCCGAGTCCTGGCGCCGGGTCACGGACTGGGAACGGCACGCCGCTCATGTCCCGCTGACCACGATCACGGTGCCCGCCGGGCTGCCGACCCGGACCGGGACGGTCTTCGTGGCACGCACCGGAGTCGGTCCGCTGGCGTTCGACGATCCGATGGAAGTGGTCCGGTGGTCCCCGCCGTCCGGCAGCCGGGCGGGGATGTGCCGTCTGGAGAAGCGTGGCCGGGTGGTGCTCGGCCGGGCGTCGATCGATGTCTATCCCACCCATGCCGGCTCCCATGTGGTGTGGGTGGAGGAGCTGAGCATCCGGCTGCTGCCGAGGTGGGGTGATCCGCTGATCTCCGGCGCGGGCCGACGGGTCTTCGGCCGGGTGCTCGACTCCATGCTCGACCGGCCCGGGCAGGGGTATCACTGA
- a CDS encoding DeoR/GlpR family DNA-binding transcription regulator, whose translation MSENQNLLAEQRRALILDEVRRRGGVRVNELTRKLSVSDMTVRRDLDALARQGVIEKVHGGAVPVVEASTHEPGFEAKSTLELTAKEDIARAAAAMAVPGSAIAISGGTTTYALAQHLVDVPDLTVVTNSVRVADVFHAAQRPGSPGARSGAATVVLTGGVRTPSDSLVGPVADQAIASLHFDVLFLGVHGISLEAGLSTPNLAEAETNRRFVQSARRVVVVADHTKWGTVGLSSFATLEQVNTFVTDAGLSPAAREEIEEHLPGLVVAGRNADGEPAQG comes from the coding sequence TTGAGCGAGAATCAGAATCTGCTCGCGGAGCAGCGGCGTGCGCTGATCCTCGACGAGGTGCGCAGGCGCGGCGGAGTCAGGGTCAATGAGCTGACCCGGAAGCTGAGCGTCTCCGACATGACCGTCCGCCGGGACCTGGACGCACTGGCCCGGCAGGGGGTCATCGAGAAGGTGCACGGCGGCGCCGTACCGGTGGTCGAGGCGAGTACGCACGAACCCGGTTTCGAGGCCAAGTCGACGCTGGAGCTGACCGCCAAGGAGGACATCGCACGGGCGGCCGCGGCGATGGCCGTGCCGGGCAGTGCGATCGCGATCTCCGGCGGCACCACGACCTACGCGCTCGCCCAGCACCTGGTGGACGTACCGGACTTGACGGTGGTGACCAACTCGGTGCGGGTCGCCGATGTGTTCCATGCGGCGCAGCGTCCGGGATCGCCGGGCGCCCGGTCGGGTGCCGCGACCGTGGTGCTCACCGGTGGCGTGCGGACGCCCTCCGACTCGCTGGTCGGCCCGGTCGCCGACCAGGCGATCGCCTCGCTCCACTTCGATGTGCTCTTCCTCGGTGTGCACGGGATCTCGTTGGAGGCCGGTCTGTCCACGCCGAACCTGGCGGAGGCCGAGACCAACCGCCGTTTCGTCCAGTCGGCGCGGCGGGTGGTGGTGGTCGCCGACCACACCAAGTGGGGCACGGTGGGCCTGAGTTCATTCGCCACGCTGGAGCAGGTGAACACGTTCGTCACGGACGCGGGCCTGTCCCCGGCGGCCCGCGAGGAGATCGAGGAGCATCTGCCCGGTCTGGTGGTCGCGGGCCGGAACGCGGACGGCGAGCCCGCGCAGGGCTGA